Below is a genomic region from Ancylomarina subtilis.
CAGCCGGAAGCCTATCTGCCCACTACCGATACCTATATTGAAAAAGATCTGGCCATAAACGATGAGATTGAGAAACTAAGATTAAGTGCCACTTCTGCCCTGCTTTCCGGCCGTAAAGATGTGATTGTTGTTTCCTCTGTTTCCTGTATTTACGGTATTGGTAATCCTGAGGATTTTCACGCCAATGTTTTGGAATTGAAACAAGGCCAACGTGTCTCTCGAAATAAACTGTTACTCTCGTTTGTAGATGCCCTTTATTCAAGAAACGAAGTTGAATTTGAACGAGGTCATTTCAGAGTTAAAGGCGATACCATCGATATTTTCCCCGCTTATGCCGATTTTGCTTATCGCATTATTTTTTGGGACGATGAGATTGATGAGATCTATTCTTTTGATCCTATCAATGGACAAAAAATAGAGCGCTACGATAGAATTACAATTTATCCTGCCAATATTTTTGTTACGAGTAAAGATAAGGTCCAGAATGCCATAAAAATGATTCAGGATGATATGGTGGCTCATGTTGAATACATGAAAAGTATTGGCAAGCATCTGGAAGCCAAACGTGTTGAAGACAAAGTTAATTTCGATTTAGAGATGATTCGTGAATTGGGTTATTGTTCTGGTATTGAGAACTATTCCCGATATTTCGATGGCAGGGCACAAGGTTCACGTCCTTTCTGCCTGATAGACTATTTTCCCGATGATATTTTGATGGTTGTGGATGAAAGTCATGTCACACTTTCACAGGTGAAAGCCATGTATGGAGGCGACCATTCGCGTAAAGTCAATCTGGTAGATTACGGGTTCCGTTTGCCATCAGCACTCGACAATCGTCCTTTAAAATTCGAGGAATTTGAAGCCTTAAGTTCACAAACAATATATGTCAGTGCAACACCATCAGATTACGAATTGGAAAAGTCCGAAGGTGTAGTCGTGGAACAGGTCATTCGTCCGACAGGTTTACTTGATCCGCAAATTGACGTCCGTCCAAGTTTGAATCAAATTGATGATTTGGTTGCCGAAATTCACAAACGAAGCGAAATTGACGAACGCGTTTTAGTCACAACACTAACGAAACGTATGGCCGAAGAACTTTCGCAATACTTTGCTGATTTAAATATTCGTTGTCGCTATATCCACTCTGATGTTGACACGCTTGACCGGGTTAAAATTATGGAAGATCTCCGATTGGGATTATTTGATGTTTTGATTGGCGTCAACCTGCTACGTGAAGGACTCGACTTACCCGAAGTTTCACTCGTTGCCATTTTAGATGCAGATAAGGAAGGCTTCTTACGCTCTACAAGAGCATTAATTCAGACTGCCGGTCGTGCAGCTCGTAATGTCAATGGCTTGGTTATTATGTATGCCGATAAAATAACCAAATCGATGCAGGAAACCATTGACTCAACAAACTACAGGAGAGAGAAACAATTGGCCTATAATGCCAAACACCACATTACACCGACTCAAATTATCAAGGATAAAACCAGCATCATGCAAAATGATGGTGTAGATCCCAAGGCATATTGTGGTCCTGAAACCATTGAGATTGCGGCAGATCCAGTTGTTCAATATATGAGTAAGGAAAGTCTTGAGAAATCGATTGCCCAAACGAAAAAATCCATGCAAAAGGCAGCCAAAGAACTCGATTTCCTTCAGGCAGCCCAATATAGAGATGAAATGTACAAACTTGAAAAACTTCTGAAAGAGAAAAAATAATTTTATTCTCAAAATCAATATATAGCAAAGAGGCTATTGAAAATTAATTCAATAGCCTCAATCTATTTTTTCACAGTTCTAAACGATTAACCCAAGTAGGTCTTAAGCAGTTTAGATCTTGAAGTATGTCTTAAACGTCGAATCGCTTTCTCTTTAATCTGACGAACACGTTCACGTGTTAAACCAAATTTCTCACCGATCTCTTCAAGAGTCATTTCCTGAATTCCAATACCGAAAAATAACTTGATAATATCACTTTCTCTTTCTGTTAGAGTAGCCAGGGCACGATCGATCTCTCTTGTCAGCGATTCGTTCAATAAACTACGGTCAGCGATTGGTGAGTCATCATTAATCAGTACATCAAGTAAAGAATTATCTTCTCCGTCAACAAAAGGTGCATCTACTGAAATATGACGTCCTGATACACGAAGGGTATCAGCAACTTTATCAGCAGGTAATTCAAGAGTATCAGCCAACTCCTCAGGAGATGGTTTTCTCTCGTGCTCTTGTTCAAATTTAGAAAAAGCTTTGTTGATCTTATTCAAAGATCCAACTTGGTTCAATGGCAAACGAACAATACGAGACTGCTCAGCCAAAGCCTGCAAAATCGATTGACGAATCCACCATACCGCATAAGAAATGAATTTAAAACCACGAGTCTCGTCAAATTTCTCAGCTGCCTTAATCAAACCTAAATTACCTTCATTAATCAAGTCAGGTAGACTTAAACCTTGATTTTGGTATTGTTTAGCTACAGAAACAACAAAACGTAAATTAGCTCTTGTTAACTTCTCCAAGGCTCTTTGATCACCTTTTTTGATCCGCTGTGCCAATTCAACTTCTTCCTCTACAGTAATAAGATCTTCTTTACCAATCTCTTGCAAATACTTATCAAGAGAAGCACTCTCACGATTGGTAATTGATTTTGTTATCTTTAATTGTCTCATAGTCCCTTTTTCAACTCGAAATATTGCGCAAAATTAGCCTTTTAAAAACTTAAAGCCAAAATTGATTCACATTTTATTCTAGTTATTTATAATTTGTGATTTCGAGTCTGTTAATCTTGCACCAAAGAAAAAGCATAATACTTATGCATTCCATTGGGATAAATACCCGAAATAAATACCCCCTCGTCTTCTATCTCACTTAAAGCCTTACGAATATCATTTTCGCTGGAAATAGGCTTATCATTTATACTAATAATTATATACCCTTTCTTTATTCCTGCATTTTTCAATTTTCCATCAACTAATTTGCTCACCTGCATTCCATATGGAATTCTCAGGGAATACATGTCTTTTTTTGATATCTTTTGAAATTCTGCGCCCAATAAATCGATCTGACTATCCTTAATCAGTTGGGTACCACCAATCATATTACGTAAAGTTAAGTCAAAATGTTTCTTTTTCCCCTTTCTTTTTACTAAAATATTTATTTTATCACCAGGAGCATATTGACTAATTTGTTCCTGTAATTGTGAACTTGTATTTGTTTTCTTATTATCTATTTCGATGATTACATCACCCGAACGAATACCGGCTTCATCAGCGGCACCGTCAGCATTCACGCCATCAATATACACACCTGCGACCTCATCAAGTTTTAATTTCCCGGCTAAATCCGCATCTACACTTCTGATACTAACACCCAAGAATGCCCGTTGAACTTCACCATATTTTTTCAAATCAGCAATAACTTTTTTAAAAATACTTTCAGGGATAGCAAATGAATAGCCGGAATAGGAACCGGTTCTCGACTCAATAGCTGTATTGATCCCAACGAGTTGTCCTTTAGCATTGACCAATGCTCCCCCACTATTTCCGGGGTTTACTGCCGCATCTGTCTGCAGAAATGATTCAATGCTCATACGTCCCCCCATAATACCAATATTTCTCGATTTGGCGCTGATAATTCCAGCTGTAACGGTTGAGGTTAAATTAAAGGGATTACCTACTGCTAATACCCATTCGCCTAGTTTCAATGCTTCAGAATCACCAATATCCATTTTAGGAAAGCCCTCTCCCTTTATTTTTAATAAGGCGATATCAGTCGATGCATCCTGCCCGATTAATTTGGCTTTGAATACCCGTTTATCATGTAAAACAACCTCTATACGATCTGATTGCCTGACCACATGATTATTGGTAACAATATAACCATCATCCGAAATAATAACACCCGAACCTGCCCCCATTGTCGGTTGAGAGTGATAAGAGCGTCCATTGCCAAAAAAGAAATCATAGATAGAACCCGAAGACTTTCCCGCATATAAGGTTTTCACGTGAACGACTGATTTTACCGAGGTCTCAGCTGCATAAGACAAATCAACCAAGTGGGAATCGAAATTCCTTGTAGTCGTGAGTTGCTGTCCTGGAGAAGATACCGACTCACTTTCAGGACTTCCTTTATCCAGATAAATAAAAATTGAAACAGCAATTAAACCTCCCAGAACTGCTGTTAATAGTCTTCCAAAAAACACTTTAGAATTCATAATCAAAAGTTCATATTTATTTTTAATTCCCCGATTTTAGATCATATTTGAATCAGGATTACTATTTTTGACTTTAATTTAATACTATAACCTCATTTTTGTTCAGGTTATTATTATTCGTTAACAATTATTAACATATTAATAAAATGCAAATCTGCTTTTCAAAATACCAAGGAACTGGTAATGACTTCATTCTGATTGACAACAGAGACAGATCTTTTCCATCTGAAAATATTTCACTCGTAGAAAAGATGTGCGACAGACGTTTTGGAATTGGTTGTGATGGCTTAATGCTACTCGAAAACGAAGAGGGATTTGATTTTAAAATGAGATATTTCAACTCTGATGGCAGAGAAGGAAGTATGTGCGGAAACGGTGGGCGTTGCATTGTTGCATTTGCCTGGAAACTGGGTATCATAAAAGACAAGGTTCACTTTATAGCTGTTGACGGTGAACATTTTGCTGATGTCAGCCACGACGATAAACAACTGATTGTGAAATTACAAATGCAAGATGTGCTTGAGATTGAAAATGGCGATGATTTTTATTTCTTAAATACTGGCTCTCCGCATTACACTAAATTCATTGAGGGGCATGCCAGTTTCGATACAGTTACAAATGGTAAAGCCATCAGATACAATGATCGATTTAAAAATGAAGGAACAAATGTCAATTTCATATCTGGCGCAGGGAATCATATTCAGGTGAGCACCTATGAGCGCGGTGTTGAAGACGAAACCTATTCCTGCGGAACCGGTGTTGTTGCTTCCTGTATCTCCGCCAAATTACAATTCAAACCCAAAGACAATCATTTCTATGTCAAAACCAAGGGAGGTAACTTAGAGGTTGTTTTTGATCACAAAGGAGATCAACAATTCGAAAACATTTGGCTGAAAGGTCCTGCTACATTTGTTTTTGATGGCAAGCTTGATATCTAAAAAAGATTAAAATGAAATAAGCCTTCAACCTTAATATGATCGATGGCTTATTTTTTCTATAATTTCACAAATAAACTAATCCCATTTAGCTATTTGATCAGTTTCGACATAGCTATTTATATAATCTAAAGCCTCTTTGGAGTCATTTACAAAAACGTACATTTGTCGAAAAGATTCATTGGCAAAATTCTCCTGATACTGCATATCGAACTGTGCTTTTAAAGCTGAATAAAAACCA
It encodes:
- the uvrB gene encoding excinuclease ABC subunit UvrB — translated: MDFKLVSKFQPTGDQPEAIKQLTEGLNDGHPFQTLLGVTGSGKTFTIANVIKEVQRPTLVLSHNKTLAAQLYGEFKNFFPDNAVEYFVSYYDYYQPEAYLPTTDTYIEKDLAINDEIEKLRLSATSALLSGRKDVIVVSSVSCIYGIGNPEDFHANVLELKQGQRVSRNKLLLSFVDALYSRNEVEFERGHFRVKGDTIDIFPAYADFAYRIIFWDDEIDEIYSFDPINGQKIERYDRITIYPANIFVTSKDKVQNAIKMIQDDMVAHVEYMKSIGKHLEAKRVEDKVNFDLEMIRELGYCSGIENYSRYFDGRAQGSRPFCLIDYFPDDILMVVDESHVTLSQVKAMYGGDHSRKVNLVDYGFRLPSALDNRPLKFEEFEALSSQTIYVSATPSDYELEKSEGVVVEQVIRPTGLLDPQIDVRPSLNQIDDLVAEIHKRSEIDERVLVTTLTKRMAEELSQYFADLNIRCRYIHSDVDTLDRVKIMEDLRLGLFDVLIGVNLLREGLDLPEVSLVAILDADKEGFLRSTRALIQTAGRAARNVNGLVIMYADKITKSMQETIDSTNYRREKQLAYNAKHHITPTQIIKDKTSIMQNDGVDPKAYCGPETIEIAADPVVQYMSKESLEKSIAQTKKSMQKAAKELDFLQAAQYRDEMYKLEKLLKEKK
- a CDS encoding sigma-70 family RNA polymerase sigma factor, which gives rise to MRQLKITKSITNRESASLDKYLQEIGKEDLITVEEEVELAQRIKKGDQRALEKLTRANLRFVVSVAKQYQNQGLSLPDLINEGNLGLIKAAEKFDETRGFKFISYAVWWIRQSILQALAEQSRIVRLPLNQVGSLNKINKAFSKFEQEHERKPSPEELADTLELPADKVADTLRVSGRHISVDAPFVDGEDNSLLDVLINDDSPIADRSLLNESLTREIDRALATLTERESDIIKLFFGIGIQEMTLEEIGEKFGLTRERVRQIKEKAIRRLRHTSRSKLLKTYLG
- a CDS encoding trypsin-like peptidase domain-containing protein, producing the protein MNSKVFFGRLLTAVLGGLIAVSIFIYLDKGSPESESVSSPGQQLTTTRNFDSHLVDLSYAAETSVKSVVHVKTLYAGKSSGSIYDFFFGNGRSYHSQPTMGAGSGVIISDDGYIVTNNHVVRQSDRIEVVLHDKRVFKAKLIGQDASTDIALLKIKGEGFPKMDIGDSEALKLGEWVLAVGNPFNLTSTVTAGIISAKSRNIGIMGGRMSIESFLQTDAAVNPGNSGGALVNAKGQLVGINTAIESRTGSYSGYSFAIPESIFKKVIADLKKYGEVQRAFLGVSIRSVDADLAGKLKLDEVAGVYIDGVNADGAADEAGIRSGDVIIEIDNKKTNTSSQLQEQISQYAPGDKINILVKRKGKKKHFDLTLRNMIGGTQLIKDSQIDLLGAEFQKISKKDMYSLRIPYGMQVSKLVDGKLKNAGIKKGYIIISINDKPISSENDIRKALSEIEDEGVFISGIYPNGMHKYYAFSLVQD
- the dapF gene encoding diaminopimelate epimerase codes for the protein MQICFSKYQGTGNDFILIDNRDRSFPSENISLVEKMCDRRFGIGCDGLMLLENEEGFDFKMRYFNSDGREGSMCGNGGRCIVAFAWKLGIIKDKVHFIAVDGEHFADVSHDDKQLIVKLQMQDVLEIENGDDFYFLNTGSPHYTKFIEGHASFDTVTNGKAIRYNDRFKNEGTNVNFISGAGNHIQVSTYERGVEDETYSCGTGVVASCISAKLQFKPKDNHFYVKTKGGNLEVVFDHKGDQQFENIWLKGPATFVFDGKLDI